From Salvelinus sp. IW2-2015 linkage group LG2, ASM291031v2, whole genome shotgun sequence, one genomic window encodes:
- the LOC111971883 gene encoding cell surface A33 antigen — MILFFILAVFSSARGLQVTIGQPTYEVARGDDVTLVCSFIPAVPSNPSTLVIITWSMEADSPVDPKIVIATFYSIKNQVDIKPSHKDRXEMTHDITGGRSALTLRKVSMQENRLWQCRVQIPGDEEGTPSATTELVVLVAPSVPVVRVQGEAEYWSNINLTCVSEEGSPAPTYSWKTNDVRNTPRVFPPRTTEKNGVLSLFNISMETSGFFICTATNQVHSASSNFTLTVMPPSMKIGSTAAIIGGVLAGVLVLGIVIYCCRKKRNKSKRENVQGVPEAVRFLTRPHSKLGQVTGMTIPEDRTEGACAAMTNARRRGDGARMTKVRSICSEWP; from the exons ATGATATTATTTTTCATACTTGCAG TTTTCTCCTCTGCCAGAGGCCTACAGGTGACCATTGGACAACCTACATATGAGGTTGCGCGAGGCGATGATGTCACCCTGGTGTGTAGTTTCATTCCTGCTGTACCATCCAACCCCTCCACGTTGGTTATCATCACATGGTCCATGGAGGCTGACAGCCCTGTTGATCCGAAG ATTGTTATTGCCACATTCTACTCTATCAAAAATCAAGTGGACATCAAGCCTTCCCATAAGGACCGAGRAGAGATGACCCATGACATCACTGGAGGGCGGAGCGCCCTGACCCTCCGCAAGGTGTCCATGCAGGAGAACAGGCTGTGGCAGTGCAGGGTGCAGATCCCTGGAGACGAGGAGGGGACGCCTTCCGCCACCACCGAACTAGTGGTCCTGG TGGCTCCCTCTGTGCCCGTCGTCAGGGTGCAGGGCGAAGCAGAGTACTGGAGCAACATCAACCTGACATGTGTGTCTGAGGAGGGCTCCCCCGCCCCGACCTATAGCTGGAAAACAAACGATGTCAGGAATACTCCCAGAGTATTCCCACCGAGGACCACTGAGa AGAATGGTGTTCTATCTCTGTTTAATATCTCCATGGAGACTTCCGGTTTCTTCATCTGCACCGCGACCAACCAGGTCCACTCTGCCAGCTCAAACTTCACCCTCACTGTCATGCCCC CCTCCATGAAGATCGGGTCCACAGCAGCCATCATTGGAGGGGTCCTAGCTGGGGTCCTGGTCCTGGGGATTGTCATATACTGCTGCAGGAAGAAGAGGAACAAATCTAAACGGGAGAATGTTCAAGG AGTTCCAGAAGCGGTGAGATTCCTGACACGCCCACACTCAAAGTTGGGGCAGGTTACCGGGATGACAATACCGGAAGACAGGACTGAGGGAGCATGTGCTGCTATGACCAATGCGAGACGAAGGGGAGATGGAGCACGTATGACCAAAGTGAGAAGCATTTGCAGTGAATGGCCGTAA